One window of Cervus canadensis isolate Bull #8, Minnesota chromosome 19, ASM1932006v1, whole genome shotgun sequence genomic DNA carries:
- the LOC122422208 gene encoding LOW QUALITY PROTEIN: protein PBDC1-like (The sequence of the model RefSeq protein was modified relative to this genomic sequence to represent the inferred CDS: substituted 1 base at 1 genomic stop codon) — MEVTGGTEELVSEELVSVAHALSLPAESYGNDPDIEMAWAMRAMQHAEIYYXLISSVDPQFLKLTKVDDQIYSEFRENFKNLRIDILDPEELKSESAKEKWRPFCLKFNGIVEDFNYGTLLRLNCSQGYTEENTIFAPRIQFFAIEIARNREGYNKAIYTGIKDKEEKEASNGGDKGANSREEEKGANRGEKEKEAYKEINKSSETTM; from the coding sequence ATGGAGGTGACCGGTGGAACTGAGGAGTTGGTTTCCGAGGAACTGGTGTCAGTGGCGCATGCTCTTTCTCTCCCAGCCGAGTCTTATGGCAACGATCCTGATATCGAGATGGCTTGGGCCATGAGAGCAATGCAGCATGCTGAAATCTACTACTAACTGATCTCATCAGTTGACCCACAGTTCCTGAAACTCACCAAAGTGGATGACCAAATCTATTCTGAGTTTCGGGAAAATTTTAAGAATCTCAGGATAGATATACTGGATCCAGAAGAACTCAAATCAGAATCAGCTAAAGAGAAGTGGAGGCCATTCTGCTTGAAGTTCAATGGGATTGTGGAAGACTTCAACTATGGTACTTTGCTGCGACTGAACTGTTCACAGGGCTACACTGAAGAAAACACCATCTTTGCACCCAGGATacaattttttgccattgaaaTTGCTCGGAATCGAGAAGGTTATAACAAAGCAATTTATACTGGTATTAAggacaaagaagagaaagaagccagcaaTGGAGGAGACAAAGGAGCCAAcagcagagaagaagaaaaaggagccaacagaggagaaaaagagaaagaagcctACAAAGAAATCAACAAAAGTAGTGAAACAACTATGTGA